The sequence below is a genomic window from Candidatus Hydrogenedentota bacterium.
AGTTGTTTGCGTCGGTCCGATTCGGAGCTAATTTCATCATCCGAAATATTTCCATTAGCACCTGATGTATTAGTGGTTTCATTAACAAGTTTCCGAAGATTATCAAGTGCTTCTGTACATTCAGCTAGTGCCTTACATTCTTTGTGAGTACTGTAGAGCAATATGGCAGTAGTTATTAGCCCAATAATTGCTGCTGTACCCAACCCTAGCAAAGCATCCAATAATGCCATACCCTTTGGGTCAACACTACCAACCGGGTTTCCCCCCACATACCCGTACATATTTGGGCCGTCCACCATGCCCAGAGGATCCCTGGTCATCCACCGTGCCATGGCGGGCGAGTAGTTCCGGTAGGGGGCGCGGTAGGCGGCGATGGCGGGGTCCCATTCGTGGAGGGCGTAGTCGCGGGGGG
It includes:
- a CDS encoding RHS repeat-associated core domain-containing protein, translating into PRDYALHEWDPAIAAYRAPYRNYSPAMARWMTRDPLGMVDGPNMYGYVGGNPVGSVDPKGMALLDALLGLGTAAIIGLITTAILLYSTHKECKALAECTEALDNLRKLVNETTNTSGANGNISDDEISSESDRRKQLPNILNSPEYKDVLNKCQGLSLMNL